The nucleotide sequence aatatcATTTAACGACAGCATGTGACGTTTTTAGACAAAAATTTGAATGCAATTTAAGTAAATATGACATTATGAGCTAAATTGGCCGTTCCTGGGTGTAAAATTGCCCAAAATAAATGTTTAGACAGGTATGAACAAAGAGAAAACAATGTATAAGAAGATAGTACCTGGCAGAACACAAAAGAGTTGAAGATAACGGTATTGAGAACGGAATTTGCATCTGAACCGGTGAGCTTCAAAAGCCGGATTCCACAAAACTTGAGAGCCAAAAGGACAGCAATCTGGTAGATACTCTGGCCAATAATGTTCCTCCACATGATCCCGGTGATGAACTTGATGTTCCTTCCGACCGGTGGCCTTTTCATTAGACCCTCGTTTGGTGGCTCTGTAGCCAGCGCCAAAGCACCAAGAGTGTCCATGATCAAGTTCACCCAAAGCATCTGCACAGCCGTGAGAGGAGCGGCTCCTGAAAGTTATTTCGCACATTCATTAGCGCCTGCAATGCATTTGGTAAATATGTATGTCGAAAGGTTTTGAAGCAGTTCCGCTGATGAACAAACCTGAGACGCATGCTGAAATGAAACTGAGCATCAGAGCGACGATGTTAACTGTTAGCTGGAACTGTACAAACTTTTGAATGTTGACATAAACCGCCCGACCCCATCTTGCAACATTCACTATGCTTGTGAAGTTGTCATCCATTACTATAACATCAGCACTTTCTTTCGCAACCTGTAGACCGGCAGATGTTTAGCCGACTATTAGTATTTAAGAAGAAATAAAACAGTGATATAATAAAAATTGTGTAGGACGACGTCTGTAAGTAACAAACCTCCGTTCCTGCAATACCCATAGCAAGTCCGATGTCTGCCTCGTGCAGTGCAGGAGCGTCATTCGCCCCATCACCAGTTACTGCCACAACTTCTCTAAGCTCATTCCTCAACTGTTTCACCAAGGTGTGCTTGTCCAAAGGCAACGATCGAGCCATTACCTGTGCAAGATTTTTTCACTAAATTCCCGACAGAAAATTGATCCAGAAACTACTTCCCGTCAACACAAATGAGCATTTATACTAAGAGGTTATTAAAGCAATAGAACAACTAAAACCTGCAGTTTCGGAATTATTTCTGCCATCTCCTGCGAGCTCTTATTTTGGAAATCTTGCCCTTCTATAGCCAAACCATCTTCTGTCAAAATGCCACACTCTTTAGCTATGGCTTTAGCCGTATTAATATGATCGCCAGTGATCATCCTTACAGTAATCCCAGCATCTAAACAAGTCTTCACGGCTTCCCTCACCCCCGGACGCACAGGATCCTTGATTCCAACAACAGCGATTAACGTATATTTATCGTCAGGAATACTGTCTTCACTAGAGGAGTCATATACATTCTTGAAAGCTAAGCATAGAGTTCTTAAAGCTTCACAAGCAAAACCATTTATGACATCTGAGATATTTGTTCTTTGCTCGTCCGATAGAGGCACAGCTTCACCATGAGTGGCAACAATATTATCACACTTTTTTAAGATAATTTCTGATGCTCCTTTGCAGTATGCTCGTTTCTTTCCTCCATCAGGCAGAGCCACTAGCACCGACATCTTTTTTCTGACTGAATTGAATGGTTCAACCATCAGTATATTATAATCCTCACTGTAAGATTTAAAATCACCTCCCAGAAGCATTCCAAATTCAATTACCGCCGTCTCTGTTGGAGTCCCCATAATGCTATTCTTCCCATCTTCCCCCTTGACTACCTCCGCGCTTGTATTCAGAAAGATGGACTGTAAAAGGAGGTCATGTACTCCTTCAGAAGCTGACTTCAACACATCATTGTTATCATTACTCGTTATAGTCTCGGTTTCATTACAGATCCATATCTTGTTCACAACCATATGATTTGTTGTCAAAGTTCCAGTTTTATCTGTGCAAATACAAGTAGCAGAACCCATTGTCTCACATGCAGAGAGATGCCTCACGAGTGCTTTATCAAACATGAGTTTTTTCATTGCAAAGGCGAGACTTAGCGTCACTGCCAGAGGTAGCCCTTCCGGAACTGCAACAACAATTATAATGACGGCAGTCGAGAAGTAATTCAAAAGCTTTAATGCATCTTTGGAAGACCAGTCTGTCATGTGACGGTGAACCGCCTTGTTTATTAAAAACCTTGAAGTCAGAACTATAAATGTTAGCACAGCGAAAGTCAAACCGATTTTTCCGATAATGGTTGCAACTCCATTAAGTTTTACCTGCAGTGGTGTCTCATTGTTTCCCCCTTCACTCAGAGCAACCATTAGTCGTCCCCATTCAGTTCTCATACCAACTGATGTCACCAACATTTTCCCAGAACCATCTTGCACTTTGGTTCCTGCAAGAAGAAAGGGTCTCTCTTGATTTATGTCCGCTGGCTCACTCTCACCTGACAAGCTTGATTCGTCGACTTGTAAGCTGTGGCCTGATATGAAAATACCATCAGCTGGAACTTGATCGCCGATGGAAAGATGAACTATGTCTCCAACCACCAAATCGTAGATAGAGACCTTCTGTCTGCGTCCGTCTCTAGTCACCTGAACAATTATGTTTTTCTCCTCTTTGTCCAGTTCTTTAAATTTCAACGACTGCTTGTAGTCACTGATTGCAGTCACCAACACTACTAGCAATATGCTAAGTATTATTCCCAAGCCATCATATATACCTTTCGGCATTCCTTCAGTTGTGATTCCAACACCTATAGAGACCGCAGCAGCAACCATGAGGATGATTAGAGTTAAATCTTGTAAGGCTTCCCAGAGAAACATCCCAAAACCTTTAGCAGGTTTCTCTGCATATCGGTTGAAGCCATATATATCATGCCTAATAGGTATCTTGCTTGAAACAACACCATCTTCCAGCGATACAGAAACCACTCCTGCTAATCCTGGTACTCCTCCATGTCTTTCCAACCCTTTGGTATCGTGAGATCGAGCAAAGGATGCAATTTCCTCAGGATCAATGCCAAAACCAGCATCTTTAACTTCTTTGGGAAGATTACAATCCCGGCGATTGCCAGctgaattgtataaaaaaattaacatgacTTAGAAAGGAATCACAAGTTTAAATGAAGGAGATGTTACTAtaataagaagaagaatataATACCATCAATGAATTGTAATGCTGCTTTTTGTACGTATATAGCAACACGTATCTTCTCCTGACAAGAATCAACAGAAGCATAGCGAAAATGTTAGAATTAGAAAATATTTAAACCAGCATTTGGGAGTTAATTAAACAGGCTTTTCATGCTTAGCAGATGTCTAATACCATCAAACCTGATGCAAAACACTCATGATGCTGAGGTAATCATACATTAGATATTTAATTAACATTAACAAGCCTTAATTTCCTGGCATCGAAACCTAGTTCGATTGAAATACTGGTCAGATGTGCTGACAATGCACGCCATCCTCACACAAGCATAtaaaaaatttccttttgcAAATACAACATCCTGACTTTACCAGGAAACCTTCATTCCTttgtttttcatcatttttatcACACTATGAAATCGCAACGCTTTAAAATGGAGGTAATACAAAAGCAACGAAACCGACACCAGGAAACGCCATTTTCTGGACATCTAAACAATTTGCAGCTTCATAGCATCAGTGGTAAGTTTTTACCTCGATACACATGGTGGGAATTTGAGTCTCGTACTCCCGATTTCTCCCCAGGCCTTAGACCTCCATTGAACTATTTACTTGTCATTGGTATATTCTACTACATCAAACCCTCTTCTATATGTACCACTTCCATATACTTTTTTTGGGTGAAACAACGGGGctaaacagcacaaaacaaaagCACATAAAGAACTTAGCCCTGAGAGTCTATACAAATGACTATATCTCGAAACCCCACAAAGATCATCTATCATGTTTATATTTTCGTAGAGaacgaaaaaaatatatttcctTAATGGTTTAATTGTTTCATTAAGCTGAGATTAGTAACCCCCGTGAGCTTGAAAAACCATAGCTACAATTCAATAATTAAGTTTAATGCACAGTAATAAAGAGATTCAACACCCTGAAGCGAAGACATTTAGAAATAATTAAGTTTATGAAGATAAAACATAACTGCTAAATTAAATGCATCAAACTGTAGCGACACTACTTATTCCACTGCTTAATGCAACCTACTGCGTTTCAAGTTCAAACTCGTTATATACCAAATCAAGAAATTTAACTACTAAAACACTCGTAGTTATGTAGCATTGAAGCCACACGTAGTTTGTGGAGTAATCATCCACCTCAATATTTTACAAATCATGAAACTTGATCAATCATGAATAATGATTGATTATGTCACTGCTCCCTCACAAGTATAATTATGTAAGAATTGGCAAAGGCCTGTTTAGTTTCCAAGGAAATCTTAGGCTCCTAACgagaaaacaaacacaaaaaatagaaaagtaaCACACGCATCTCATCTATTCCTCTGATTTctccaaaaaatttcaaagccaAAACAGAACGTGACATGAAATTTAAAGTAACGAGCTATCGTTCATTCGTTTGAATGTGACAAACACAATGGCGAGAATCGCAACACTTAATTGAAGAAATTATAAGAACGATGACGATGGAGAGGTTGAAAGGAACCTGGAGGTTCTTGCGCTTCCGCTTGTCCTCAGCGCGCTTAGCGAGATCAGCGACCATGCGGAACCTTCGGGTGGGGTTCTTGATGACGGAGACGGCGGATCTCCACCGCTTCAGGGCTTCCTCGGACGGGCGTTTAGGTTCGACGTCGAAGTTCCTCCGCAAGTACTCCTCCATTTTCTCTCTCATGATTTCCCTCTCTTCTTCTGAATACGATGACTGTGATCAGTCTGACTGACTCGCTATGGGTGATTCAGCGACTCAGTTCGTTTGGATCTGTGAATTAATTCGCAGTGTGTGGATTGAATGATTGAGAGAGAAAAGGAGATGGAGTTTCATTTCGTGTTATGGAAATGTTCAAAACCAAGCCGAGAATGGCGGGAATGTTTTTGCGTGTATTAAAAGGGAAGAAGAGTTAATtgttacttagtactacagtgctattttttttcacttgtaagtaagagattaggtttgattcttgctaaagacaaatttaaatcatattattgctagcacattaTGAGCCTAAGCCAACCCCCTcaatttagtgtagataatatcgtttgttaaaaaaactaTTACTCATTAGCATGGATGGCATACTTATGTTCATAATTACGTTGtacatgtttttatattttgtagtCGTATGCATGCCGGACAAGAATATAAATGTTGTATCTTATTCAGTTTATTACATATAATCTGTCTTTTGGACGTCTCTTatcctaaataaaaaaaaacaaagtgcgCTATTTATAATCTAAGAAGAAACGCACCATAAATTAGTATTTCCGATGCTCTTGAATCTTTCACAATTCAATTGTTTTATCGATACTTTTCATATGTCAAAGTGATAttttccttggttttgaggGTAAATTGTGAGTCTCTACGGATTTTTGTGTCCGAAGCTCAAAGACTTAGAGATTTGAATTATTCATTTTAAATCATGTGGCTCCTATTAACTCATCTCATTATGCCACCTCACACAAAGCAAGAGTCTCAAACTTTCTCTCTTCAACAAGCTAGATCTCCTGATCCATGGACTTCAGACACAAGAATCTGGAGATGATCTCAAATTTTTATGGATTTCTTTTCTTATTAAAGCTCGAAAATGGCAATCCAAATATGTTAAAGAATAGTATTcgtttttttgttgttgctgttgttgaGAATAGTACCCCCTatatcctaaaaaaaaaaaatgaattgacCCATTGTTTTACGTATTTGCGCTTTATAAGAAATTAGTTGGCCTAGATTAAAACATGTTTGCCAAGAGAAATAGTAAGTAAActtcaagaatgggaatatTAACGAAACAAACTGTAACTACTATGCGACGTGGTTagggttttctttttattcactACGTCCTAAGTTTAACAATTTGTTTTACTAAATCAAATGAGTGAAAAAATTCTTGTGCAATTGTGTGTCGGTTATTACAACTTTTAATGACGACAATTCtatgccaaaaacaaaagtaataaaaataaaaaagatgaaaagacCGAGAATGATTGTCAAGAAAAAATTGTCGCCAACCCTAAAACGAATGGGGTCGGGGCTGTTGACAAAAGATTGTCTTTGTTTCTCTCTAATTTCTTTCAACGGTTACTTTAGGCCTGTTTAAGGAAAGCCCAATCAAACAACCACTTCGGTCTCCAAATTTTCTTGGACTCCAGATTCCAACGGCACTCGTTCTGTTGGTTACCAGCTTAAACCCAAATAATATTCATGTTTTTATAGACAAACTCAAAATGCTTAGCAATTTGTTTGGGAAATGATAGATATGTTAGAATATGAGCATAAGTGTAAGTATATTTTAGCCGGATGTTTGAGTTCAAATTGGTTTAGAATATTTTTATTGGAAGGGGTTTGAATGTCTTAGTTTATATACAATTGAAACTGAGAACTTATCATAAATTACtcatttatattaaaattgGGAGAAAATATCGGTTTCCTACAAGGATTCTAATAGGAGTATCGTAAGGATTGTTTATGTATATAAATAGTCATCACTGCTCTCACAAAAATTAATCCGGCTCATTATTAGACTTAAACCTATTATAAGCGGAACATATTGTTTCTGCAAGAGAGAAAAAACTTACCATTGAAGTCAGCTATAACTTCGTCTTCTTCGACTTCTTTTAGATCAGAAATTAACTAGCAAACGATACGTTCGAAATTTAATATTGAACGATATAAAAGATTATTAAAATACAATCCTAAAAGTTGGTTATATAGTCTTAATGAACCCTAGCTCCAaaatgaaaatattattaaaaacacaaCATAACTTTCAAGCGAAAAAGTCTCAAACCTAGTACTAAAGAAACATAGCACCTACATTAGTGTCTGGAAAAAAAAGGCTTGACACAAAAGTCTAATATATCAACTTTCGATAAATACCGCTAAGAATATATAACATATAGATCAGTGAGTTCTCAGATCTCAAATCATTTTTCTTGACTAAACGTCGTTTCCTTATTTCAATTTTACCACAACTAAAATAGCCTAAATCTCGTTCTACATCAGGATATAGTAGCATCAATTCAAAAGACAAATGATTATGGTATGCTAGGATCCCACAACCCTCCACAATctcaaaaaaaattccaatgtACTCGGAACACGAGCACATATGTCATATATCATTATGTTCGAATTTAAATGAGATAGTTGTGTGtagtaaaaaattaaatagttatcaaacaagTATGCTAAGTGATTGGAACATTTAAGTCAATACCTTTATGATTATTGGATATAGATGGGTGAAATAGTAGGAGCGACTCTATAACATCGAAAGGGGTAGAATTATATGCAGGTATGATGACACCTTCGACTTCAAATCGGTGATCCTTGCTTCCTTTGTCTTTGTCATCATTCTCTACACTTGAGTTCCCCACGTTTAGTATAAAATCCAGGCCACTTGCCTCTTATAATTTTGACATGAGAAAAAGGATGCACAAATGAAAACGCAAGCTGCGCACTCACAATTTGACCACCCCTGTCCATGtacatgcatatatacatatggatCAAGATTGAGGGACATATATTTTCACATCCTTAATTGTGGTGAACATTTTGTAACTTTATTCAAAGATCCAAAtcgttaatatttaatttatcatttacagatcatttttgttaaaaagtaGATAAATTCAACACCAATATAAGTCATTCTTTTGtggtgaaaaagaaaatagacaaatacaattttataaagaagtactaaaataactactATTTAATACAACAATTATATGATTTTGGATTTAAGTAATTTTCTGTAGAAATGATATTTGAGGGAAGATCTAAAAGATAAAAATTGGGTCGTTGAAACACGTTATAAAGTGAGCCTAAAAATATAGGGTTATACTATCCACATACCTATTTTTACATCTTACACAAGCATcgaataaatgaaaaaaaatcaaagaacaaaaattaataaaagtgtaaaaaaataaaaaaaaaaaaaattgtgaataaCACTATCAAAAATAAATGACAGAAAAATGTAGGTCCTCCGATCTTGACAGTCTATTAtacataaaaacacacaaatggagcttttttttttttttttccaattatcACACGTGGAGCCTTTAgacattccctctttaatttgaCATGTGGAACAAGAAACATATGCATCTTAGTATTATGAGCTAGCTAGGGCTACGTGGTAAGTGGGGTCATCCTAACATAttctaataaaaaatgaaaaagagagaGCCGAAAGAGAAAACCTTGGATCCTCTTGTGGCCTAATCATGTTCgttttatatgtacatgcatgAAATGAAAGAATGAAAGAATGATAGAGCAAAAGCACCTTTTCTTAATTTCCTTTCTGCATTTTCTCATTTGACATTATTGATATTCATACAATCATATCCCAGCTTTACACCCAAAATTTGGGCCAACATTTGCCTTTTCTCTTGTAACACTTTATTGTGGGGATATGATGCCACACGTATCCTTTTGCTCTTTAAACAtatttatctttaatttttatCGTTActttgaataaatcaaacatataTAACGGACATGGTTAACAAAGAGTTTATAGGAGAGAAAAAAGATACGTGACTAACATTTTTCATATTGTAAGATTGTTAGAGCATCTTCAACGCAAGGCCCAAATTTTGGACCtatattcttatattaaattaaaataaaaggcaaatacaagaagagaaatATTAAGGGGTCTCTCTCAAAAGTGGATCTTTCTTAAAAGTGAAACTCTCAATGGATTCTCTGCCACTTCACAATTTAATGTCTATTATTGTCCTGACAATATAAAACATTGTACCGCAAACATGAGAGTTCATAAATAGTCCGAGTCCCTTTAACATTTCTCATGTAAGAATATATGTCTAATATTTAAGCATTTGCATTGGTGATGTTCTTAGTATGAAACTCAATTATTGCTAGAACATAAAGTAGTAGTAAGCTGTTGTCTTATTTATGGTGTAGACAAATCCTTGCTTTAATATGTAAATTCATATTTGAAAAACATCATAACACTTTGATTAAGACATTACCCGCAATTACACATTTATGGAGATGTATAGTTAAATGCAACTAATCAAAAAAATCGTACAAGGAGAAAGTCTTTTCTGTGTGTTAGTaccaaactattttttttttttaaataattgtgACACTGTCACATAATAGTATTAATCCTCTTACATCGTGATACATGTATTTATCTACAAATATTAGGTATTAAGTTTAACAACACAATTAATAATGCCATCTAGACGTTGTAACACGAGAATTATTAGCACTACATACTAACACCACGTTGTAATGTGAGTCATTAaaaatgtttcataaataaaaactagtacAAGTGAATCTAtgcaaaatgcaccttttttttttttttttaacaatgacAACTTATATGACATAAGCATACCGATATATAACGTCCCGTGTCAACAGATAAAGACATGTGAACAAATATAACATCTCATAtcagtaaaataaaaatatgtgaaCACAAAGTTACACATCTTTATTTTAGAGCATCTCTAGAAAAACTACAAAACTATATTATCCACGTTAAGGGGGAGGGATGATGGAACTTAGCCTCacgagctagcaataatgtggtctAAATTCGGCTTTGGCGATAATTGAACTtaagacatttcacttacaagtgaagaagaataacaCTAGATTATGGTACAAAATAAAGGTGAACAGTtgctttttaaatttataatcaCTAGTCATATGATAAacgttaaaaaataataaaactcaataGTGAACCCGTGAaccaagaaagaaagagagataaaGTGAAAATGAGTGGATAAAATTTTTTCCCTTGAAACgattgataataaaatattcaaatttgttaaaatagagaatgttgttaaagatgaaaaattaaagagaCTAGCTAAAATAGTTTTTTGATGGGAGACTTTATATGTGGTTTTTAGCTATTAATATTATTTGATTGAAAtcttgttggtttttaatttttaattgaggaCCCCAAAatcaatgtgataatttatttctatgtacgttactatatttttttaaattaaaaattagaaattttagttgtttatataaatgagattttaaataaaaaaccataatttgtgggattaaaaatattaaaatataaacatactattgtgtgtgtttatatatatatatatatatatatatatatatatatataaacatgggtacatttatcaaaattaacccaaaaaaaattattgtatcaaaacatgggtacattcttcaaaatcacaaaagaaaaaaaagaaagaaaaaagaagatattaggcttaataacattagttaatttcttcgattaaacttgacatggatacattttaaaatcaaagaaaaaagaatgtacccatataagtttaaaaatagattaaaaaaatgaatagattttatattaaaaaaatggtacattttacatataacaaaataaaaagttttacatgaataggtacatataattagcatgggtacacttagcaaaaataaaaagtacaactaaaaaaaaatatgggtacaaatacaaataaactttaaaaaatatgggtacaaaaagaaattaatatatgggttacaaattaaaaatgggtaaaaactaaaactaaaaatatatgataaaaaatttaatcataaatataaatatactaatggtaacatttttaacattaaatgaatatagttagaaataaaaaaatattttattattgaaataattaatgatgttattaatactcaaggaccttgatcaaaaattaaaaagaaataatattttaatcaaTGAAATAGCAAAAAGAATGATAAGAACGTAATTTCTCCTTTTTGATACTACTAACTCTCCTAACTAGCAAGAATTTAGCAAAACTATTAAAGATACTCTTGTGTCATATAAATCATTCacattttaatcaaattatcatGTACTTGCTTTAACTCCTTTTACTCCAGTCACTGTCAATTTCCACAAACGTAATTCaatttagacctggtttggtactgagttgattctgaaaaaaactgctatcaaaaaaagctgggagctgtttttatgtttggtaaacactcagcttcagctttttttcacagttttggataaaaaaaagtcaaaaacaagaagctgcaaaacctagctttgaaaaaccggctttttttcacatctgttttacataaaagtttaccaaacactctaatactgctttttttttctttcaaaagcacttttataaaaaagtttaccaaacactctgctgctttatttcacagctgcttattctcacagcacagcagaagcagttttttttcaaaacacagcaataccaaaccagcccttagtctACCGGAGTTTAAACAACGAACCCAAAAAATGTCTTAGTCAGAAGGGACCAAAGACtttttaacatattaattactCATCCCTTCATTCCAAAAACCCTAATCATAAATTCCCAAGAAACCAATTGGGAAAAAGCGCAAGGATATGGTAAAATAGTAACTTTGCAGTTACCGAAACATTTTGCCCAGCTGTTTCTCACTCGAGAAATGCCTCTAAAAAACTTTCCACAAATTCTGTCACTTcgtaatttaatattaatttttatattaatattataaaatattgtaaaaaaattataaaatagtaaAGAATCTAATAAGAATTTCACTTTTAAAAGAATTTCATTAGCATGTCTCTTCTCACTATATTTATCCAATGTAATATTaaagagattaaaattttaaactaaataatatattatcaacaaaaaaataaatacattaatcACGTAATAATAGTCCAATATCTATCACACACGacatttgatttataaatttattttaaaaattttagcgTCTTTAACGTTAACCATTCATCTAACTTAAAATTTTTTCACTGGTCAAGTACGTTAGCTACAAACTCCGAGGGAGGCAGTAAATATTATCTCTCACAGCTACTGCCAATTTAGTCGCGCATTCACAGGAAAGGCCACGGAGCCCAAAAGATTCGAGTATCCGTGCACCTTTGTCATACGTGTGGGCATTACATCTGCTTTCACATCTGTGcatgtcctctctctctctctcctgtcaatacaaagagaaagaaagtagagagagagtcCCATGGCATGGATCACTCACATGGGTGGGGTTCTTGGTTTGTGTAGTAGGGACCCATCCCCAATCTGGCATTAGATAAATGAGCAGGACCCGCTTGCAGCGTCAGCTACATGGTGCTTTGCGGTCCCCACTCAGCTTTAGCTTTTGGCCCCTCCCTCCgggcccccccccccccccccaacccccaaaaaataaaaacaaacaagaattgaaaaattaaaaagacagtATCCCACCACTTACATGCAATGGAGGAGAGTAACTTACGTGACATACCGATCTAAGAACCTTATGCTATTCGAGGTAGAACTCATGAGAATATTTAACCATACCACACTCCCGATGATGAACATGTTTTATATAAGTCGTTATCATAGAGGCAATGAGACTATAATTAGAGTAAAAAGTAAAATCTTGACTTGTTTCCTTTCGGATTTTGTTCCTAATTAAACTTTTCTTACTGTTTGATAACTACAAGTAGCAGGAACTCATGATCGATAATGGTAAAACAAAAAAGCTTCCCAATATCTAACTGGAGCTCAGCTGACTAATTTCTCCTTCTTCCCGAGCTTTTCCCTTCAATCAGTGAATCAGCCATGTAGTTACAAATTTACTTTTTACTTCT is from Pyrus communis chromosome 10, drPyrComm1.1, whole genome shotgun sequence and encodes:
- the LOC137748168 gene encoding calcium-transporting ATPase 4, plasma membrane-type-like isoform X1 is translated as MEEYLRRNFDVEPKRPSEEALKRWRSAVSVIKNPTRRFRMVADLAKRAEDKRKRKNLQEKIRVAIYVQKAALQFIDGISNRRDCNLPKEVKDAGFGIDPEEIASFARSHDTKGLERHGGVPGLAGVVSVSLEDGVVSSKIPIRHDIYGFNRYAEKPAKGFGMFLWEALQDLTLIILMVAAAVSIGVGITTEGMPKGIYDGLGIILSILLVVLVTAISDYKQSLKFKELDKEEKNIIVQVTRDGRRQKVSIYDLVVGDIVHLSIGDQVPADGIFISGHSLQVDESSLSGESEPADINQERPFLLAGTKVQDGSGKMLVTSVGMRTEWGRLMVALSEGGNNETPLQVKLNGVATIIGKIGLTFAVLTFIVLTSRFLINKAVHRHMTDWSSKDALKLLNYFSTAVIIIVVAVPEGLPLAVTLSLAFAMKKLMFDKALVRHLSACETMGSATCICTDKTGTLTTNHMVVNKIWICNETETITSNDNNDVLKSASEGVHDLLLQSIFLNTSAEVVKGEDGKNSIMGTPTETAVIEFGMLLGGDFKSYSEDYNILMVEPFNSVRKKMSVLVALPDGGKKRAYCKGASEIILKKCDNIVATHGEAVPLSDEQRTNISDVINGFACEALRTLCLAFKNVYDSSSEDSIPDDKYTLIAVVGIKDPVRPGVREAVKTCLDAGITVRMITGDHINTAKAIAKECGILTEDGLAIEGQDFQNKSSQEMAEIIPKLQVMARSLPLDKHTLVKQLRNELREVVAVTGDGANDAPALHEADIGLAMGIAGTEVAKESADVIVMDDNFTSIVNVARWGRAVYVNIQKFVQFQLTVNIVALMLSFISACVSGAAPLTAVQMLWVNLIMDTLGALALATEPPNEGLMKRPPVGRNIKFITGIMWRNIIGQSIYQIAVLLALKFCGIRLLKLTGSDANSVLNTVIFNSFVFCQVFNEINSRDMEKINVFSGMFSSYTFMMVMISTVVFQIIIVEFLGKFAQTVPLSWELWLTSVLIGAVSLLVAVVLKFIPVSVRKQEVSRDHEDVYEPLLRGPDLA